One region of Salvia miltiorrhiza cultivar Shanhuang (shh) chromosome 3, IMPLAD_Smil_shh, whole genome shotgun sequence genomic DNA includes:
- the LOC131015941 gene encoding F-box/kelch-repeat protein SKIP25-like → MVALVHAKPTPLWHINWSKIMLKRQVKLITFLYKLSHAMRAATTPITMDAAAKKHCENKDLSIDGNEQFQLESEPVLLPGLPNHLARLCLADLPPSLLYSVCISWRRFIYSPNFPPFYSLYALLAPTAPAPNCECQLHSATFSCFDPIAWKWRSLPSPPPPPLCMLSRHPSYISRILPIQSITASGHLLLIAANTHNFLPALTCPLVFDPLSSKWIFGPPFASPRRWCVTGSIDSSVYVASGTGAQYHRDVAISLERWDMSKKEANWIWETRAEFKDAKFSREPIEAIGYRGKLCMVNIKGKALKEGAVYNIVMNQWEQMPRGMLGGWTGPATIDDEVMYVVDQETGSLSKYNPDNDCWEQFVGPSNHLKGAEHISAGRGKVCAVSADGGKIFVVDIAATTRPPNFWILEPPQGMEVIAVHILPRMSLPEHWSIL, encoded by the coding sequence ATGGTTGCATTAGTTCATGCAAAACCTACTCCACTTTGGCACATAAACTGGTCCAAGATAATGCTTAAAAGGCAAGTAAAGTTGATTACCTTCTTATACAAGCTTTCCCATGCCATGAGAGCAGCAACAACCCCCATCACCATGGATGCTGCTGCTAAGAAACACTGTGAAAACAAAGACCTGAGCATCGATGGTAACGAGCAGTTTCAGTTGGAAAGCGAGCCAGTCTTACTCCCGGGCTTGCCAAACCATCTAGCACGCCTTTGTCTTGCAGATCTCCCACCTTCCCTCCTCTATAGTGTATGCATTTCATGGCGTCGCTTCATCTATTCTCCCAACTTCCCACCATTCTACTCTCTTTATGCTCTTCTAGCACCAACTGCCCCTGCACCCAACTGTGAATGCCAATTGCACTCGGCTACTTTCTCCTGCTTCGACCCCATTGCATGGAAGTGGAGATCCCTTCCAAgccctcctcctccgcctctcTGCATGCTAAGCCGACACCCTTCTTACATATCAAGGATTCTTCCAATCCAATCTATCACGGCATCAGGCCATCTACTTCTCATAGCTGCCAACACTCACAATTTTCTCCCAGCTCTTACCTGTCCACTAGTATTCGACCCTCTGTCCAGCAAGTGGATCTTTGGACCTCCGTTTGCCTCACCTAGGCGATGGTGTGTCACTGGCTCAATAGATAGCTCAGTCTACGTGGCTAGTGGTACAGGCGCACAGTACCATAGAGATGTAGCAATATCTCTTGAGAGATGGGACATGTCAAAGAAGGAAGCCAACTGGATTTGGGAAACGAGAGCAGAGTTTAAAGATGCAAAGTTTAGTAGAGAACCCATTGAAGCAATTGGGTATAGAGGGAAACTCTGCATGGTAAACATAAAAGGGAAAGCACTGAAAGAAGGCGCTGTGTACAACATTGTAATGAATCAATGGGAGCAAATGCCAAGGGGGATGCTGGGGGGCTGGACTGGGCCAGCAACCATAGACGATGAAGTTATGTATGTGGTAGATCAGGAAACTGGATCCTTGAGCAAGTATAATCCAGATAATGATTGCTGGGAGCAGTTCGTTGGGCCTTCGAACCACCTGAAAGGTGCTGAGCATATATCTGCAGGTCGTGGAAAAGTATGCGCTGTTTCAGCTGATGGTGGCAAGATTTTTGTGGTGGACATTGCCGCAACTACAAGGCCTCCTAACTTTTGGATATTGGAGCCTCCGCAAGGTATGGAAGTCATTGCAGTCCACATATTACCAAGGATGAGCCTACCAGAGCATTGGTCCATCTTGTAG
- the LOC131018851 gene encoding uncharacterized protein LOC131018851 → MDADERERSLIIPLIYTFFCLCVSVGGLLLVFYVFFPGLSRPWQPVAALALICSTWLFWLLTYIYSCLKHCLLRPGPGPDATRNASMSVSAAQQRRSSFSV, encoded by the coding sequence ATGGATGCAGATGAAAGGGAAAGAAGTTTGATAATCCCATTGATCTACACCTTCTTCTGCCTGTGCGTGAGCGTCGGCGGCCTTCTCCTCGTCTTCTACGTCTTCTTTCCGGGCCTGTCTCGGCCGTGGCAGCCCGTTGCCGCCCTAGCCCTAATCTGCTCCACCTGGCTCTTCTGGCTCTTGACCTACATTTATTCCTGCCTCAAGCACTGCCTCCTCcgccccggccccggccccgacGCCACCAGAAATGCCTCCATGTCTGTCTCCGCCGCCCAACAACGCCGCTCTAGTTTCTCCGTATAG